The following coding sequences lie in one Primulina huaijiensis isolate GDHJ02 chromosome 2, ASM1229523v2, whole genome shotgun sequence genomic window:
- the LOC140966506 gene encoding U-box domain-containing protein 44-like, whose amino-acid sequence MAGSWDGSYGEKDHSDDSHHIERLHIEPIYDAFICPLTKQMMKHPVTLENGKTFEREAIEKWFRDCRESGRRLVCPLTLRELRSTELNPSIALQQTIEEWNARNEAAKLDMARRSLSLDSPENDIRQALKFVQNLCRKSQANKQVIRDVELIPMIIDVLKSSSRRVRCMALETLQIVVEEDFDNKDIMAEGDTVRTIVKFLSHEQSKEREEAVSLLYELSESETLCEKIGSVNGAILILVGMSSSDSENLVTVEKAEKTLENLEKCENNVRQMAECGRLQPLLRKLLEGSLETKLSMAAFLGELVLNNDVKVFVARTVGYSLINLMMNNNMQSREAALKALNQISSDEASAEVLIEIGILPPLVKDLFTLGANQLPIRLKEVSATILANVVNSGHAFDSIPVGPDNQTLVSEGKILSLLHLISNTGPAIECKLLQVLVGLTSSLTTVSGVVSAIKSSGATISLVQFIEAPQRDLRAASIKLLQNLAPQMGPELAGCLRATSGQLGSLIKVIFENTGITEEQAAAARLLADLPERDTVLTRQMLDEGVFQLLISRIKRIRQGEMRGSRFMTPYLEGLVKVLARITFVLSEDSGAALKLCHDDNLASLFIDLLQTNGLDNVQMVSATALKNLSQESKNLTKLPEFPASGFCASIFPCLSKPPVITGLCRVHRGICSLKETFCLLEGHATDKLVALLDHTNDKVVEAALDALSTLLDDGVDAEQGVQVLLDADGVKPILDILLGKRNESLRRRSVWAVERLLRSDEITDVVSDNPNISTALVDAFQHGDYRTRQIAEHALQHVDKFPKFSSIFTKK is encoded by the exons ATGGCTGGAAGCTGGGATGGAAGTTATGGCGAGAAGGATCACTCAGATGACAGCCACCATATTGAGAGACTACATATAGAACCTATTTATGACGCATTCATATGTCCCTTAACAAAACAGATGATGAAACATCCTGTGACATTGGAAAATGGGAAAACTTTCGAGAGAGAGGCGATCGAGAAATGGTTCAGGGATTGCCGAGAGAGTGGCAGAAGGCTGGTTTGCCCTCTAACATTGAGAGAGTTGAGAAGCACAGAACTAAATCCAAGTATCGCTTTACAGCAAACGATTGAAGAATGGAATGCAAGAAACGAAGCTGCTAAGCTTGACATGGCTCGCAGGTCATTATCCTTGGACAGCCCAGAGAATGATATTCGACAGGCTTTGAAGTTTGTTCAGAATCTCTGCCGAAAAAGTCAAGCAAATAAGCAAGTGATTCGTGATGTAGAGCTGATACCAATGATCATTGATGTGCTGAAGAGCAGTAGTCGCCGAGTTCGCTGCATGGCTCTTGAAACTCTTCAAATTGTGGTGGAGGAAGACTTTGATAATAAG GACATAATGGCTGAAGGGGACACTGTGCGCACCATTGTCAAATTTTTATCCCATGAGCAATCCAAAGAGAGGGAAGAAGCCGTTTCTTTACTTTATGAGCTCTCTGAATCCGAAACACTATGCGAAAAGATTGGTTCAGTGAATGGAGCTATTCTTATTTTAGTAGGAATGTCAAGCAGTGATTCTGAAAACCTTGTAACTGTTGAAAAAGCAGAAAAAACCTTAGAGAATCTGGAAAAATGTGAGAACAATGTAAGACAAATGGCTGAATGCGGAAGATTGCAGCCTCTCCTGAGAAAACTGCTTGAAG GCTCTCTGGAAACTAAGTTATCGATGGCTGCCTTTCTTGGAGAACTGGTACTAAACAATGATGTGAAAGTCTTTGTCGCCAGAACTGTTGGCTATTCGCTTATCAATCTTATGATGAACAATAATATGCAATCCAGAGAGGCGGCTCTCAAAGCTTTAAACCAGATCTCATCAGACGAGGCTAGTGCCGAGGTGTTAATAGAAATCGGTATCCTCCCACCTCTCGTTAAGGATTTGTTCACCCTTGGAGCTAACCAGCTTCCAATACGTTTAAAAGAAGTTTCGGCAACCATTCTTGCGAATGTTGTGAATTCTGGACATGCTTTTGATTCAATCCCAGTTGGACCAGACAACCAAACACTGGTTTCTGAAGGAAAAATTCTTAGCCTCCTACATCTTATCAGCAACACTGGGCCAGCAATTGAGTGCAAGCTTCTCCAAGTACTTGTCGGGTTGACCAGCTCTCTGACAACTGTATCAGGTGTCGTTTCTGCTATTAAAAGTTCTGGTGCCACTATTAGTTTGGTTCAGTTTATTGAAGCGCCTCAAAGGGATTTAAGGGCGGCCTCGATAAAGCTTCTTCAAAATCTTGCGCCGCAAATGGGGCCAGAATTAGCTGGTTGTTTACGTGCTACATCTGGTCAGCTCGGAAGCCTAATTAAGGTGATATTTGAAAATACAGGAATAACCGAGGAGCAGGCAGCAGCTGCTAGGCTTTTAGCTGATCTCCCTGAAAGGGATACAGTCCTCACCAGACAGATGCTAGATGAAGGGGTATTCCAGCTGCTTATTTCCCGAATAAAACGGATTCGACAAGGGGAAATGAGAGGCAGCCGCTTCATGACCCCTTATTTAGAAGGACTTGTGAAGGTATTAGCGAGAATTACATTTGTTTTGTCCGAGGACTCAGGAGCTGCTCTCAAGCTTTGTCACGATGACAATCTAGCGTCACTTTTCATAGACCTCCTGCAAACCAACGGGCTGGACAATGTGCAGATGGTATCGGCCACGGCTTTAAAGAACTTATCCCAAGAGTCTAAAAACTTGACTAAACTACCCGAGTTTCCTGCTTCAGGATTTTGTGCCTCAATTTTCCCTTGTTTAAGCAAACCACCAGTCATAACTGGATTGTGTAGGGTTCATCGTGGGATATGTTCTTTGAAAGAAACATTTTGCCTCTTAGAAGGGCATGCCACAGACAAGTTGGTGGCCCTTTTGGACCACACTAATGACAAGGTGGTGGAAGCAGCATTAGATGCGCTGTCCACTTTATTAGATGATGGTGTCGATGCAGAACAAGGAGTTCAAGTGTTGCTAGATGCAGATGGAGTGAAGCCTATACTTGACATTTTACTCGGAAAACGAAATGAAAGTCTAAGGAGGAGGTCAGTATGGGCAGTTGAAAGATTATTGAGAAGTGATGAAATAACTGACGTAGTTTCTGATAATCCCAATATAAGTACCGCCCTCGTGGATGCTTTCCAACATGGAGATTATCGAACACGACAGATAGCTGAGCATGCCTTACAGCATGTGGATAAATTCCCCAAATTCTCTAGTATATTTACAAAAAAGTAG
- the LOC140966524 gene encoding F-box/kelch-repeat protein At5g42350-like has protein sequence MSSPRLTGEDHIDCDIEFLSVSKRLVKSMSQKFKRKNQKFEDHDKDEVTGMSLRCLSLYGRGGGCKVGADTGEDYGDSGSRRGSSASEEGKGYTMICGTEETTVDCFAYGMMEKFWRKNNRKLLMFNTVQQNNSMNARLPDDILEMCLVRLPLTSLMNARFVCKKWRNLTTTPRFMQMRREGLFQNPWLFVFGVVKDGYCSGEIHAFDVSLNQWHKLDSHVLKGRFLFSVASIQDDIYIVGGCSSLTNFGRVDRSSFKTHKGVLAFSPSTKSWRKVAAMKYARSSPVLGISELSSDCVIIRNQQNRTDRRCYRARVGGVSDVYEDPHRLSVRRSRHSLDENDNSLIPNGKTYKFVRQKNESSHSKNSRKFIMIAVGGLGSWDEPLDSGEMYDSLSNKWTEIQRVPLDFGVACSGVICGGIFYVYSESDKLVGYDIERGYWTRIQTSPFPPRVHEYYPKLISCKNRLFMLSVSWCEGDGQIGRRNKAVRKLWELDLEYRSWTEVSVHPDAPMDWNAAFVADEDLIFGVEMFKIFGQVLDFLTMFKVSDTGTTNWSHISRNHVAHDLDASSCMTKSMAVLRL, from the coding sequence ATGTCCTCACCAAGATTAACAGGGGAAGACCATATTGATTGTGATATCGAGTTTTTGAGTGTTTCGAAACGTCTTGTGAAGAGCATGAGCCAGAAGTTTAAAAGAAAGAACCAAAAATTTGAAGATCATGATAAAGATGAGGTGACTGGCATGTCTTTGAGGTGCCTTTCACTTTATGGTCGTGGTGGAGGTTGCAAAGTAGGCGCGGACACAGGTGAAGATTATGGTGATTCGGGCAGTAGAAGAGGCTCAAGTGCAAGTGAGGAGGGAAAAGGGTACACTATGATATGTGGAACTGAGGAAACAACTGTTGATTGCTTCGCCTATGGTATGATGGAGAAATTTTGGAGGAAGAACAATCGAAAGCTTCTAATGTTTAACACAGTGCAACAAAACAATAGCATGAATGCACGTCTTCCGGATGACATTCTCGAGATGTGCTTGGTTCGACTCCCATTGACGAGTCTGATGAATGCCCGTTTTGTCTGCAAAAAATGGAGAAACTTGACGACAACTCCTAGGTTCATGCAAATGAGGAGGGAAGGCTTATTCCAAAATCCATGGTTATTTGTGTTTGGTGTTGTTAAAGATGGTTATTGTTCCGGAGAGATTCATGCTTTTGATGTTTCCCTTAACCAATGGCACAAATTAGATTCTCATGTTCTTAAAGGAAGATTTTTGTTCTCAGTTGCGAGCATCCAGGATGATATTTATATCGTCGGGGGTTGTTCTAGTTTGACCAACTTTGGGAGGGTGGATAGGAGCTCATTCAAGACTCACAAAGGTGTATTGGCATTTAGCCCCTCTACTAAATCATGGCGTAAAGTTGCTGCCATGAAGTATGCTAGATCGTCACCCGTATTAGGAATTTCAGAGTTAAGTTCCGATTGTGTGATCATTAGAAATCAACAAAACCGAACTGACAGACGTTGCTACAGGGCAAGAGTTGGCGGTGTATCAGATGTTTATGAGGATCCGCACCGACTCTCTGTTAGACGCTCGAGGCACTCTCTTGATGAAAATGACAACTCACTAATTCCCAATGGCAAGACATACAAATTTGTTAGGCAAAAAAACGAAAGCTCACACAGCAAAAATAGTAGAAAATTCATAATGATTGCTGTTGGAGGTCTTGGATCATGGGATGAACCATTGGATTCGGGGGAAATGTATGATTCCTTATCAAATAAATGGACAGAGATTCAGAGGGTACCTCTAGATTTTGGCGTTGCTTGTTCTGGTGTCATATGTGGCGGGATTTTCTATGTGTACTCAGAAAGCGACAAACTTGTTGGATATGACATAGAAAGGGGATATTGGACCAGAATCCAGACTAGCCCCTTCCCACCTCGTGTGCATGAATATTATCCTAAACTTATATCTTGCAAGAATCGGCTATTCATGCTCTCGGTTTCTTGGTGCGAAGGAGATGGTCAAATTGGCCGGAGAAACAAAGCTGTTAGGAAGCTTTGGGAACTTGATCTTGAGTATCGATCTTGGACAGAGGTTTCTGTACATCCTGATGCCCCAATGGATTGGAACGCAGCATTTGTAGCTGATGAAGACCTTATTTTCGGGGTCGAAATGTTTAAGATTTTTGGACAGGTATTGGATTTCCTCACTATGTTTAAAGTTTCCGACACTGGAACAACGAACTGGAGTCATATTTCAAGGAATCATGTGGCGCATGATTTGGATGCTTCTTCCTGCATGACAAAATCAATGGCAGTGCTTCGTTTGTAA